A stretch of Aythya fuligula isolate bAytFul2 chromosome 1, bAytFul2.pri, whole genome shotgun sequence DNA encodes these proteins:
- the FOXM1 gene encoding forkhead box protein M1 isoform X1, whose amino-acid sequence MRTSPRRPLILKRRKLALPQKDAPSTSARDEQDGQGQKTSKQEHSQEDQRDSQGRDKMDSGLQKFPAGIKIINHPTMPNTQVVAIPANADIQSIIEALTAKGKECGNNGPNKFILISSGGTSCSSGSGLSQHLPSEKPGAAIKAADGQVREKNVMQTPGLAGGTTTWHSGVDSVVAQEQESTSSGETMSSVLDNSLTNIQWLGKMRTDGLSPCSVKQDMEKENQIPLQEKIKTEEDSAAVAIPTSSSSSSSSWQDSISERPPYSYMAMIQFAINSTERKRMTLKDIYTWIEDHFPYFKHVAKPGWKNSIRHNLSLHDMFVRETSANGKISFWTIHPDANRCLTLDQVFKPLDLGSPTSPEHSESQQKRHVPDLQKNVGSSSSKTEPQNARRKMKPLLPRINSYLVPIQFPVSQPLVLQPSMKVPLSMAQGASLNSSETFQCNKRVRIAPKMSLSMDESSSLPVAIVKEESQCDEGLFSQTHSLKESSSQPGEELASFPETRCIKEEEVSQLDDWLSPFASTLTVKEEPALFLPVSAATEKKHFTALKSPSKSFSDTLVIKRRERREMSRSRRKQQLALPCSEEPVLILPESNDFDPFRLGADLPFLQESQAPENVSQLSCLQGEEGPFKTPVKEMFNKLPVSSTPSKVPENATPPLGGLDPWKSASLAKESNELDFSPVRTLQLPFAPLQENQDLLGFNSTPLKNPLFESPRELLNADSSDMVHGPLTSSPAFTNESTKQLSVELPASGFTENRSLMEGLILDTMNDSLSKILLDISFPGLEDENLGTDISWSQLIPELK is encoded by the exons ATGAGGACCAGCCCTCGCAGGCCCTTAATTCTCAAAAGACGGAAGCTGGCCCTTCCACAGAAGGATGCACCCAGTACTTCAGCAAGAGATGAGCAGGATGGTCAGGGACAAAAGACATCtaagcaggagcacagccaaGAGGACCAACGTGACAGCCAAGGCAGAGACAAAATGGACTCTGGCCTGCAGAAATTCCcagcaggaataaaaataatcaaccATCCTACCATGCCCAACACACAAGTAGTGGCCATCCCTGCAAATGCTGATATTCAGAGCATCATAGAAGCCCttacagcaaaaggaaaagaatgtgGAAATAATGGGCCCAACAAGTTCATTCTCATTAGCAGTGGGGGCACCTCTTGTTCATCAGGTTCAGGACTGTCGCAGCATCTCCCCTCAGAGAAACCTGGTGCAGCGATCAAGGCTGCTGATGGTCAAGTAAGAGAGAAGAATGTCATGCAGACACCTGGGCTTGCAGGAGGGACAACGACCTGGCACTCAGGAGTTGATTCTGTGGTTGCACAGGAACAGGAGAGCACCA GCAGTGGCGAGACAATGAGCTCTGTGCTGGATAATAGTCTCACTAACATCCAGTGGCTGGGGAAGATGAGAACTGATGGACTAAGTCCCTGTTCTGTGAAGCAAgatatggagaaagagaaccAGATACCTCTGCAGGAAAAAATCAAG aCTGAAGAAgattctgctgctgttgccaTTCCtacctcctcttcttcctcctcctcctcatggCAGGATTCAATATCAGAACGACCTCCTTACTCATACATGGCCATGATCCAGTTTGCCATCAATAGCACTGAGAGGAAGCGTATGACTCTAAAGGACATCTATACCTGGATTGAGGATCATTTCCCATATTTTAAACACGTGGCTAAGCCAGGTTGGAAG aactcCATACGGCACAACCTGTCCCTTCATGATATGTTTGTCCGTGAGACATCTGCTAATGGTAAAATCTCATTTTGGACTATTCACCCTGATGCCAACCGTTGCCTAACGTTGGACCAAGTGTTTAAG CCGCTGGACTTGGGGTCACCAACATCGCCTGAGCACTCTGAATCA CAGCAAAAGCGACATGTTCCAGATCTTCAGAAGAAcgtgggaagcagcagcagcaaaactgaaCCCCAGAATGCAC GCCGAAAGATGAAGCCTTTGCTTCCTCGCATCAACTCCTACCTGGTTCCAATCCAGTTTCCTGTGAGTCAGCCTCTTGTGTTGCAGCCTTCTATGAAGGTTCCTCTATCCATGGCCCAGGGAGCATCCCTCAACAGCTCGGAGACCTTCCAGTGCAATAAACGCGTGCGCATTGCACCAAAG ATGTCACTCTCTATGGATGAGTCATCCTCTTTGCCTGTGGCTATTGTCAAGGAAGAGAGTCAATGTGATGAAGGCCTATTTTCTCAAACCCATTCTCTAAAGGAGAGCAGCTCCCAACCCGGTGAGGAATTGGCTTCTTTCCCTGAGACTCGCTGTATAAAAGAAGAGGAGGTCTCACAGCTGGATGATTGGTTGTCCCCCTTTGCCTCAACCCTAACTGTAAAGGAAGAGCCAGCCTTGTTCCTCCCAGTCTCAGCTGCAActgagaagaaacatttcaCCGCACTGAAGTCACCATCTAAGAGTTTTTCTGACACGTTAGTTATAAAGAGACGTGAGAGGCGGGAAATGAGCAGATCCAGAAGGAAACAGCAGCTAGCACTGCCTTGCTCTGAAGAGCCTGTCCTCATTTTGCCAGAGAGCAATGACTTTGACCCTTTCCGGTTAGGGGCAGACTTACCCTTCCTGCAGGAAAGCCAGGCTCCAGAGAATGTATCgcagctcagctgcctgcagggggAAGAGGGGCCTTTCAAAACACCAGTCAAAGAGATGTTCAACAAATTGCCAGTTTCTTCCACTCCCAGCAAAGTCCCAGAAAATGCTACTCCCCCACTAGGAGGCCTTGATCCCTGGAAGTCTGCATCGTTGGCCAAGGAAAGTAATGAGCTGGATTTCAGTCCAGTGAGAACCCTTCAGTTGCCATTTGCGCCCCTCCAGGAGAACCAGGACTTGCTGGGTTTTAACAGCACACCCCTTAAAAATCCTCTCTTTGAGTCCCCTCGGGAACTGCTCAATGCAGACTCAAGTGACATGGTGCATGGCCCCCTCACAAGCTCTCCAGCTTTTACTAATGAATCTACCAAGCAGTTGTCTGTTGAACTGCCAGCTTCTGGCTTTACTGAAAACCGGTCACTCATGGAGGGCCTGATCTTGGACACTATGAATGACAGTTTGAGCAAAATCCTTCTAGATATCAGCTTTCCTGGTCTTGAGGATGAAAATCTAGGAACGGACATTAGTTGGTCTCAGCTCATACCTGAACTGAAGTAA
- the FOXM1 gene encoding forkhead box protein M1 isoform X2: MEREHSQEDQRDSQGRDKMDSGLQKFPAGIKIINHPTMPNTQVVAIPANADIQSIIEALTAKGKECGNNGPNKFILISSGGTSCSSGSGLSQHLPSEKPGAAIKAADGQVREKNVMQTPGLAGGTTTWHSGVDSVVAQEQESTSSGETMSSVLDNSLTNIQWLGKMRTDGLSPCSVKQDMEKENQIPLQEKIKTEEDSAAVAIPTSSSSSSSSWQDSISERPPYSYMAMIQFAINSTERKRMTLKDIYTWIEDHFPYFKHVAKPGWKNSIRHNLSLHDMFVRETSANGKISFWTIHPDANRCLTLDQVFKPLDLGSPTSPEHSESQQKRHVPDLQKNVGSSSSKTEPQNARRKMKPLLPRINSYLVPIQFPVSQPLVLQPSMKVPLSMAQGASLNSSETFQCNKRVRIAPKMSLSMDESSSLPVAIVKEESQCDEGLFSQTHSLKESSSQPGEELASFPETRCIKEEEVSQLDDWLSPFASTLTVKEEPALFLPVSAATEKKHFTALKSPSKSFSDTLVIKRRERREMSRSRRKQQLALPCSEEPVLILPESNDFDPFRLGADLPFLQESQAPENVSQLSCLQGEEGPFKTPVKEMFNKLPVSSTPSKVPENATPPLGGLDPWKSASLAKESNELDFSPVRTLQLPFAPLQENQDLLGFNSTPLKNPLFESPRELLNADSSDMVHGPLTSSPAFTNESTKQLSVELPASGFTENRSLMEGLILDTMNDSLSKILLDISFPGLEDENLGTDISWSQLIPELK, encoded by the exons gagcacagccaaGAGGACCAACGTGACAGCCAAGGCAGAGACAAAATGGACTCTGGCCTGCAGAAATTCCcagcaggaataaaaataatcaaccATCCTACCATGCCCAACACACAAGTAGTGGCCATCCCTGCAAATGCTGATATTCAGAGCATCATAGAAGCCCttacagcaaaaggaaaagaatgtgGAAATAATGGGCCCAACAAGTTCATTCTCATTAGCAGTGGGGGCACCTCTTGTTCATCAGGTTCAGGACTGTCGCAGCATCTCCCCTCAGAGAAACCTGGTGCAGCGATCAAGGCTGCTGATGGTCAAGTAAGAGAGAAGAATGTCATGCAGACACCTGGGCTTGCAGGAGGGACAACGACCTGGCACTCAGGAGTTGATTCTGTGGTTGCACAGGAACAGGAGAGCACCA GCAGTGGCGAGACAATGAGCTCTGTGCTGGATAATAGTCTCACTAACATCCAGTGGCTGGGGAAGATGAGAACTGATGGACTAAGTCCCTGTTCTGTGAAGCAAgatatggagaaagagaaccAGATACCTCTGCAGGAAAAAATCAAG aCTGAAGAAgattctgctgctgttgccaTTCCtacctcctcttcttcctcctcctcctcatggCAGGATTCAATATCAGAACGACCTCCTTACTCATACATGGCCATGATCCAGTTTGCCATCAATAGCACTGAGAGGAAGCGTATGACTCTAAAGGACATCTATACCTGGATTGAGGATCATTTCCCATATTTTAAACACGTGGCTAAGCCAGGTTGGAAG aactcCATACGGCACAACCTGTCCCTTCATGATATGTTTGTCCGTGAGACATCTGCTAATGGTAAAATCTCATTTTGGACTATTCACCCTGATGCCAACCGTTGCCTAACGTTGGACCAAGTGTTTAAG CCGCTGGACTTGGGGTCACCAACATCGCCTGAGCACTCTGAATCA CAGCAAAAGCGACATGTTCCAGATCTTCAGAAGAAcgtgggaagcagcagcagcaaaactgaaCCCCAGAATGCAC GCCGAAAGATGAAGCCTTTGCTTCCTCGCATCAACTCCTACCTGGTTCCAATCCAGTTTCCTGTGAGTCAGCCTCTTGTGTTGCAGCCTTCTATGAAGGTTCCTCTATCCATGGCCCAGGGAGCATCCCTCAACAGCTCGGAGACCTTCCAGTGCAATAAACGCGTGCGCATTGCACCAAAG ATGTCACTCTCTATGGATGAGTCATCCTCTTTGCCTGTGGCTATTGTCAAGGAAGAGAGTCAATGTGATGAAGGCCTATTTTCTCAAACCCATTCTCTAAAGGAGAGCAGCTCCCAACCCGGTGAGGAATTGGCTTCTTTCCCTGAGACTCGCTGTATAAAAGAAGAGGAGGTCTCACAGCTGGATGATTGGTTGTCCCCCTTTGCCTCAACCCTAACTGTAAAGGAAGAGCCAGCCTTGTTCCTCCCAGTCTCAGCTGCAActgagaagaaacatttcaCCGCACTGAAGTCACCATCTAAGAGTTTTTCTGACACGTTAGTTATAAAGAGACGTGAGAGGCGGGAAATGAGCAGATCCAGAAGGAAACAGCAGCTAGCACTGCCTTGCTCTGAAGAGCCTGTCCTCATTTTGCCAGAGAGCAATGACTTTGACCCTTTCCGGTTAGGGGCAGACTTACCCTTCCTGCAGGAAAGCCAGGCTCCAGAGAATGTATCgcagctcagctgcctgcagggggAAGAGGGGCCTTTCAAAACACCAGTCAAAGAGATGTTCAACAAATTGCCAGTTTCTTCCACTCCCAGCAAAGTCCCAGAAAATGCTACTCCCCCACTAGGAGGCCTTGATCCCTGGAAGTCTGCATCGTTGGCCAAGGAAAGTAATGAGCTGGATTTCAGTCCAGTGAGAACCCTTCAGTTGCCATTTGCGCCCCTCCAGGAGAACCAGGACTTGCTGGGTTTTAACAGCACACCCCTTAAAAATCCTCTCTTTGAGTCCCCTCGGGAACTGCTCAATGCAGACTCAAGTGACATGGTGCATGGCCCCCTCACAAGCTCTCCAGCTTTTACTAATGAATCTACCAAGCAGTTGTCTGTTGAACTGCCAGCTTCTGGCTTTACTGAAAACCGGTCACTCATGGAGGGCCTGATCTTGGACACTATGAATGACAGTTTGAGCAAAATCCTTCTAGATATCAGCTTTCCTGGTCTTGAGGATGAAAATCTAGGAACGGACATTAGTTGGTCTCAGCTCATACCTGAACTGAAGTAA